Proteins from a single region of Rhodovibrio salinarum DSM 9154:
- the fliS gene encoding flagellar export chaperone FliS has product MYGNAAYAYQTQQVKGASKVKQVALLYDRILVSLREAIEAVEKGEIERRWRANKRAQDIIFALYGSLDEEQGGEITRNLSQLYMFCLRRLPQVDLKNDATPAKESLEILEPLAKSWRELAVREQHGPLVDGDHGSATGAQQQTEGAGTPAPEASSAQSTRDAVNLVG; this is encoded by the coding sequence ATGTACGGCAACGCCGCATACGCCTATCAGACGCAGCAGGTCAAAGGCGCCTCCAAAGTCAAGCAGGTCGCTTTGCTGTACGACCGGATCCTCGTCTCCCTGCGCGAAGCGATCGAAGCCGTCGAAAAGGGCGAGATCGAACGGCGTTGGCGTGCGAACAAGCGGGCCCAGGACATCATCTTCGCCCTTTACGGCTCGCTCGACGAGGAACAGGGCGGCGAAATCACGCGCAACCTTTCCCAACTCTACATGTTCTGCCTGCGCCGCCTGCCCCAGGTCGATCTCAAGAACGACGCCACGCCAGCGAAGGAGTCCCTGGAGATCCTGGAGCCGCTGGCCAAGTCGTGGCGCGAACTCGCCGTGCGCGAGCAGCACGGCCCGCTGGTCGATGGCGACCACGGCAGCGCAACCGGCGCACAGCAGCAGACCGAAGGTGCCGGCACACCGGCGCCTGAGGCTTCGTCCGCGCAGAG